Proteins encoded by one window of Cucurbita pepo subsp. pepo cultivar mu-cu-16 chromosome LG14, ASM280686v2, whole genome shotgun sequence:
- the LOC111810660 gene encoding basic endochitinase C-like yields MRKIYRSFVALAFVLFTLATSWAQPCGGGGREPENAMCPKGLCSAGSGFCRSGFVRRCGSDLTFEGPIGEIGGVISASDFDEMLKHRNDRNCKSNGFYSYEAFAVAAAAFDGFGTTGNLNTRKREVAAFLAQTSHETKGGWQTAPDGPYAWGYCYINSTIKDASCSPSTNWPCASGKQYYGRGPFQITYNFNYGAAGRAIGVDLINNPDLVATNPTISFKTALWFWMTPQGNKPSCHDVMAGKWVPSNEDISAKRLPGYGLTINLINASECVDGTDDRAADRIGFYKRYCDILNIQYGDNLDCVGQQPF; encoded by the exons ATGAGAAAAATCTACCGTTCTTTCGTAGCTCTAGCCTTCGTTCTCTTCACATTGGCGACGTCATGGGCGCAGCCGtgcggcggcggcggaagaGAACCGGAGAACGCGATGTGTCCAAAAGGCCTCTGCAGCGCCGGGTCGGGGTTCTGCAGATCCGGATTTGTGCGGCGATGTGGTTCTGATCTAACATTTGAAGGCCCTATCGGCGAAATCGGCGGCGTAATTAGCGCCTCGGATTTTGACGAAATGCTAAAACATCGAAACGATCGGAATTGCAAGAGCAATGGATTTTACAGCTACGAGGCTTTTGCGGTTGCGGCGGCGGCGTTCGACGGCTTTGGCACCACCGGGAATCTCAACACCAGGAAGAGGGAGGTCGCCGCTTTCCTCGCTCAAACATCTCACGAGACCAAAG GAGGATGGCAAACTGCACCGGATGGACCATATGCATGGGGCTATTGCTATATTAATTCAACCATCAAAGATGCTTCTTGTAGTCCTTCTACCAACTGGCCTTGTGCATCTGGGAAGCAATATTATGGCCGAGGTCCCTTCCAAATCACCTA TAACTTCAACTATGGGGCTGCTGGAAGGGCAATAGGGGTGGACCTGATAAACAATCCTGATCTAGTGGCTACCAATCCAACCATATCATTCAAGACCGCCTTGTGGTTTTGGATGACTCCTCAAGGAAACAAACCATCGTGTCATGATGTTATGGCGGGTAAATGGGTACCATCCAATGAAGATATATCAGCTAAAAGATTGCCTGGATATGGTCTAACCATCAACTTAATCAATGCTAGTGAATGTGTTGATGGTACCGATGATCGAGCTGCAGATAGGATTGGTTTCTACAAAAGGTATTGTGACATATTGAATATCCAATATGGAGACAACTTGGATTGTGTAGGTCAACAGCCCTTCTAA
- the LOC111810323 gene encoding probable acyl-activating enzyme 2, with translation MDPFSPFPANFVPLSPLTFFNKSAAVYGARPSLIYGARVFTWSETYGRCLHLASALVHHFHISPGDVVAAMAPNVPELYELHFAVPMAGAIISPLNTKLDAPTLSLLLQQLDPKLIFLDSDFLPTVLKSLSQTYGNSVQFPALVLIPAHPDTPLSEFLDYNRVLGMRFDDFTPRTNAELDAISINCTSGSTGLHKGVVYSHRAAYLNSLATIFRSGICKNTSSPVFLWTVDMFRCNGWCFIWAMAALGGCNICLRNVTTNVIFTNIELHKVTLLCGPSTLLKMIYESSSFNNFKPWLSRRVDLIVAGALPINEILTKVTELGFNISYGYGMTEAMGPAMIRPWKPNFGEETVQFEDLITSLEIDVKDPLSMESVLGDGETLGEVMLRGNTLMSGYYKNLKATREAFSGDWYRTGDVGVRHKSGRIEMKDRAKDIVVRANGEAAVSTVEVEAVLMSHPSVVEAAVIGERLCGFVKLKNGSRASAEEIVEFCRAHLPEFMIPERVVFGDLPMNSVGKVQKFIVREKAKALNTNNTI, from the exons ATGGATCCCTTTTCGCCCTTTCCTGCAAATTTTGTCCCCCTGTCGCCGCTCACCTTTTTCAACAAATCCGCCGCCGTCTACGGCGCCCGCCCCTCGCTCATTTACGGCGCTCGAGTGTTCACTTGGTCGGAGACTTATGGCCGCTGTCTCCACCTTGCTTCCGCTTTGGTTCATCACTTCCACATCTCTCCCGGTGACGTG GTTGCAGCAATGGCGCCCAATGTCCCAGAGCTCTACGAGCTTCACTTCGCCGTTCCAATGGCTGGAGCCATTATTTCTCCACTCAACACGAAACTAGACGCACCCACATTGTCCTTGCTCCTCCAACAACTTGACCCAAAGCTTATCTTTTTAGACTCTGACTTTCTTCCCACCGTcctcaaatctctctcccaaACTTATGGAAACTCTGTCCAATTCCCCGCTCTCGTCCTCATCCCCGCCCATCCCGACACCCCGCTGTCGGAATTCCTCGACTACAACAGAGTTCTCGGGATGAGATTCGACGATTTCACGCCGAGGACGAATGCTGAACTAGACGCTATTTCCATCAATTGCACCTCTGGCTCGACTGGGCTCCATAAGGGCGTTGTTTATAGCCATAGAGCCGCGTATCTCAACTCCCTAGCAACCATTTTTCGTAGCGGAATTTGCAAGAACACTTCCTCACCGGTGTTTCTATGGACGGTGGATATGTTTCGGTGCAACGGTTGGTGTTTCATTTGGGCCATGGCAGCTCTAGGAGGCTGCAATATTTGTCttaggaatgttacaactaATGTCATATTCACTAATATCGAACTTCATAAAGTCACTCTTTTGTGTGGACCATCCACCCTTTTGAAAATGATCTATGAATCATCGTCgttcaataattttaagcCATGGCTTTCGCGACGTGTCGATCTCATAGTGGCTGGTGCGTTACCAATCAATGAAATCCTGACCAAAGTTACTGAATTGGGTTTTAATATAAGCTATGGTTATGGCATGACTGAAGCTATGGGGCCGGCTATGATCAGGCCATGGAAGCCAAATTTTGGTGAAGAGACCGTCCAATTTGAGGATTTGATCACATCATTGGAGATTGACGTGAAAGATCCATTGTCAATGGAGAGTGTTTTGGGAGACGGTGAAACCTTGGGAGAGGTAATGTTGAGAGGCAACACGTTGATGTCGGGTTATTATAAGAATTTGAAAGCAACTCGTGAGGCTTTTAGTGGGGACTGGTATAGGACTGGCGATGTCGGGGTTAGACACAAGAGTGGTAGGATTGAGATGAAGGATAGAGCCAAGGATATTGTAGTGAGGGCAAATGGGGAGGCAGCGGTGAGCACAGTGGAGGTCGAGGCCGTGTTGATGAGCCACCCGAGCGTTGTGGAGGCGGCAGTGATCGGGGAGAGGTTGTGTGGGTTTGTCAAGTTGAAGAATGGGAGTAGAGCGAGCGCTGAAGAGATTGTCGAGTTTTGTAGAGCGCATTTGCCCGAGTTTATGATACCCGAAAGAGTTGTATTTGGTGATTTGCCGATGAATTCAGTTGGGAAGGTGCAAAAGTTTATTGTGAGGGAAAAGGCAAAGGCATTGAACACCAACAATACAATATAA